Genomic DNA from Candidozyma auris chromosome 1, complete sequence:
GATTTTGGTGGTAATAGCTTCCCGCATCAGTAGAAGTTTGCAGGCCCGGGATTTGTCTTTGCGATGAGTATCCTGGTTGCTGTATTTGAGGTGAGGAATGTGAGTGTTGTAACGGTTCTATGTGCCGCTCGTGCTGTGTATGAAGAGGATTTGGCTGCTGGATTTCTTGAGTtggttgagcttcttgtgaTGGTTGTGGCACAGTTAGAGCCGCTGACGAGGTTGACGGGTAACCTGATGCAGATTCAGAGGAAACAGCCTCGTCCTCAGACTCGCTGTCTAAGGATATCACTTCTATCGATTCATTGGGAGGCTCTGAACGAGTTGACGCAGCGGCAGCGCTCGGACTCTTAGGAGGGGGTGAGGAAGATTCGTCCTTCATTTCCAGGTCCTCCTGAACAGACCAAGAACCATCAGTATGTAGCAACACGGTATCAACCTCCTCAGATGTTTTCAGAAGAATTTCACACATGTAATCCAGCACAGCAAGCAGGTTTTGATCAAGCTGAGCAGAGCAAACAGGACAAATCCAAGAGGGAATTCGCTCTTGCATTGTAAGGAAGGACAAACCATCAAAACATTGAACATGGTCACAGGTTGTGGACTTCATAGGGTGCTTCATTCTGGCATATGTTAAAGGACATCGTAGAGAAATGGAGGAAGTGTCCATGACAATATCGTCATCCTGATTCTGCTCATAGTCTCGTTGAATAGCTTTTTTAGTGACGTCAATTGGAATAtggcttccttctttttcaatacTAGTCACCAAGTTCTCGGGGCTTCTAGCGTGAACAATGTATACGTAAAGAATGTATGGTTCCAAGGCGTCAGAGTAGACAATATTAATGGTGAACTGACGTCGAAGATTTGTCACGTACTTGGTCAAGTCTGCTGGTCTGCATGTACCTGGCTTGCCCTTGAGACCCTTGACGTACTGTTTTGTGTTGATGCCATCTACATGGATTTCGATTGGGGGAAACTGGATCGGCGTTTTCGCTGGGTTCGGCGTGGACGATAGCCCACTAAATAGGTAAAGACGGGCATCAGGACtctgctcaagaagctcgatcTCCTCTGCGTTCAAACTCACAGGCACGTTACACACGTTTCTGCCCTTCAGGGCCACCATCATGTACGGAAACCCATGAACCATTCGTATTAGCTGGTAGAAAATCGTACTTTGGAAAAGTAGCATGGGTCCGGAGTATTTTGGATAGTACAATGAGCCGTGCAGCGTATTGCCTGAAGAGTATCCTCCAGCCATCGGGTTAACATGAGTATGAGTAGAAGGAGACACCTTACGATTCAGTACCTGGCCCAACCCCGAAGTAAGACGATGATTCTGTTGACTGTTCTGCTGCAGTAGCTGCTGAAAGTCTATAAGCCCCAGTTGAAGCGCATGGCACAAGTTGTGGAAGTCAGGCACTGGGTCGTGattgagcatcttcaacaccacaGATCGAATGGCCAAAAGACGAATGTTCTCGCCAGCAGCGTAACACGACCGCGTATACAGCTCCAACCGGTACAATAGATCCTgtttcttgcccttgagAGCCAACCCAACCAGCTTGCAAAGTTCTTTAAGTTGGGTCACTTTCAAGAGTCGAAAGAACGTGAGGGTGCTTTCGAACTCCGTCGCCGACAACGCCAGTCGCAGGGCATGACTGCTGCTCAGGGTCTGGCTCATGAGTGAAATAAAGAAGTCTTAACTGCTTTCCTGCCTTCTGGCGGGCTCTATATGGATTGCTAAAGTACTAGTGTTTGGGTGAGAGTGTATAAGCGATAGGAAGAGCAGGAGGTTAAGTGCAGGGTGGAGGCTACGCAGATGGCCTCTGAACGAGGGATTGGCTCGTGGTAATAGATAGAGATTGAAACTGATACTTTTTGGGCTCTTGGTGTCGAATTTGCCATCCTTTCTCTTTAGTGTACCTGTTTGTGTATTCAATAACTCAAAATTCTATTTTTCATCGATGTTTCAAAATAAGTAGCGTGTGATGTGTACACACTTCGaaacggttgcaaatcgCACTACACCAggaattttgcaaaataaGATTCAGTTAGTGCAACACAGCTAGCTTTACAAGTTaactacaaaaaaaatgtacACTTATTGAATAATTACTGTTAATTTGTATCCTGATCTCTGTCTTTGCAGTCCATCGATTACCATCTCCTACATGTTCCCAGGTGGGACGATGGCCTTGTCTATATTACATTCTCTCCACTGGAGTCAACCCCAACAACTTCATACCGTTAAACAAAACCTGCTTGGCAGAAGCGTACAACGCCAATCTGGCAGTGGCCAActgctcttcttggccaGCGACCCACAAAATGTCGTAACACTGAGACACAATATGCGTGAGGTTGAACAAATAGGTGACAATGGCGGAAGGCTCGCTCGTCTTCAAtgccttcttgatggcatcaGGGTACTGAGCCAATACCCTAACCAAGGATGCTGCACATGGCTCGGTCAACAAGTCAAAGTTGGCGTTCACCAACTTCTCTTCGGGGATGTTGGCCTTTCTTTGCATTGAGCTCAAACGAGAGTGGGCGTATTGCAAGTATGGACCAGTGtcaccttcaaaagaaagcattCTGTCCCACTTGAATTCATAGTTGTTGATTCTCTTAGCTTGCATATCCTGGATCATCACGGCAGAGATACCAACCAAATCGGCAACCTTCTCGGGGTCCTCGATTTGCTCGTACTTGCTCTcgtttctcttcatcacctCATGCATCTTGTCCTTGGTCTCTTCCAAAATGTTGTCCAAGAACACCACAGTACCTTTTCTAGTGGACATTCCTTGCACCATACCGAAGTTGATGTGCTCTAAGTTCTTGGCCCAGTCGAAACCCATCTGTTTCAAGATTTCAAAGAACTGAGCAGTATGCAAGTCTTGCTGGGATGCAATAACGTAAATCATCTTGTCGAAGTCGTATTTCTCCTTACGTCTAATAGCCTCACCCACATCTCTGGTCAAGTAAAGGGATGTACCGTCAGATTTTTCCACTAGACACTTgcccaacttcttgttgaatCTGGTCAAGTCAATGAGTTTGGCACCTCTGTCCTCGTGGATCAACCCTCTCTCAGTGAAGATCTTCGTGACATTCTTCATAGATTCCTGAGGAACCTGAGACTCACCCGAGTAGTCATCGTATTGAATGTTGAGACGAGCATAGGTGTCAATGTACTTCTCAATAGACAACTCTCTGAATCTTCTCCAGATCTTCAAAGCAGACTCATCACCGTCCTCCATTCTCTTGAAGTAAGCTCTGGCCTTGTCGTTGGTGCCACCCTCAATCTCGCCTTCATCAGCAATGTCCTTATTGACCTTAACGTAGACCTCAAACAAATGGTTGATGGGATCTGAAGCCAATTTCTCCTCGTTTCCGTATTTTTCGAAACCAACAGCCAAAAGACCAAACTGCTTACCCCAGTCACCCAAGTAGTTGATTCTCTTGACGCTCCATCCAGCTTTCTCGTACAAGTTGGACAAAAATCCACCGATGATAGTCGATCTCAAGTGGCCAGCATGGAAAGGTTTGGCGATGTTGGGAGATGAAAACTCAATGACAATCTTCTTACCCACGCCGAGAGGCAAGTAGCCGTAGTCCTCTCTTCTGGTCAACGAGTCCTTCACCACAAGGTTGAAAAGCGTCTTTGGGTTAAAGAAAAACTGCAAAAATTGGCCCTCAGCCTTGACCTCAGAGATGTAGCCACCTTTGTTGAACTTTTCAGCAATCTCAGCGGCCTTGGCCTTGAAGTCAGTGCCCTTTGGAAGCCTCAATCTTGGCAAGGGAACAAGCAAGTCACCCTTTTCCATGACATTGGGCTGGTCCAAGGCTGGGAAAATGATATCCTTAGCAATGCCAGTGATGGAGTGCACTTCCTCAGTGATGTAGTTTCTCATCACATCCACGACATTGTACTCTGGGTGGGAAGCTTCCACGGGTTTCTCGGTCTGTTTGAGCCCCAACGAGGCCAACGACTGTGTGATAGTGTTTACCGAAGACATGTTGCAGGATATGGTGTATCTGGGCAAGTGATGTAAAAGAGACCTGAGATACATGGGGAAATTTTTCTGCCTGGGCAGTGGCTTTCGCGAAGGAAACTGAGTCACCGATGATGAGAACAATAATATGTGTAGAATTTACAGGGAGACGATAAAAGGGTGCCTAGACCGTATTCAGAATCATCTAATTGTACGGCAAGTACCCTTCGAGAGTACTGGGAAACTTGTTGTTGGGTGTTGCTCGCGATGAGGCATTTTGGattggttgcaaatcgGCGATGAGGAGGCCAATGGGCATAAAAGCGAGAATTAAGTAAAAGTCAAGCTGGAAAGATCGACTTGTTATGGGTATCAAAAGCAGCTTTCATCGCTTGGTGCACGCATTTGGCCGTTAAAAGTGTTAACTTGACAACTATCTGGTCACTCATCTCGACTCGTGCACAACTTCAATGGGTTGAGCAGAGTGATTGAATCCTCCCACGCAACTCGCCTCTGAAATAATTCTCACAAGTACAAGCACAGACAAAAACTCTGCTTTGTTTCAGCATTGTCTTCTCAATTCAGCTGGTCTAATTTGAGGTCATCATCCACAGAGCTTCAAGTACAACCAGCTAATTATATTTGTTGCGTCGACACTTGAATTGACGAGGCTCAAATTCACGAACCAACGAAGGCGGTCTAACGTCTGGCTCATCCATGACATGTGAATCAATGGCAAATCGTACGTATTTAGCTCTCTTTCCCTCGACCCTCCTCGAGTTATTAAAGGTGCTTTGTTTTGTGGCATTTGTAGAGCTGGGTGTCTCTGAGGACATTTTCAGAGGGGCTATTTGAGGGAAGCATCCAGCCATCTGGTTGATCTCCCAAGCAATATTGTGAGCTCTGAATAACATTGTGTGACTATACGACATCGTGCCATCCCTCAGTATCATCCCCCCAACACCATCTTCTCGTGGCTTTTTTGCCTCAGCTTCCTTTTCGGCGAAAAGACTGCTTTCTTTCGGGATACTGTAGATGTAACTTATAGGAAACTGCTCGATGTCTGGGACGGGAAGACCAATATGCTGCAAAGGAGTTTCACAAACGAAGCGAGCACCATCGTAACAACACATGATAGATGAAAGATCAAAAGGCTTGTAGAGTTCAACCAAGTGCTTGCAAGCATCCATTATGTGGCTGgaattctttgaagcttcGCATGTATAAGAGGCAGAAGACCACATGTAAGTTTTGTTCCTGGCAAAGTCTGTAAATCGTGAGCCATGTGGGCTCGATACACTGGCGATATTTGTAACTTGTAGAGATAGTGAGGAGCAGTGTTTTGGAGTCAAGTAAGTAGAAGAGAGCTTTTTGTGATGTTTTGAAACTCCAGAACGCAAAAGGTGTGCTGAAACGATAGAAGAGCGGCCGCTGATTGTACACAACGTCGTAGAGGGGCCAACAAAACAGTAAGTTGTGAGGAATTTACTATCAAGAGTAAAATCATCCATTCTTAAACCATGCATTCGTCAGAGTAAGTGGTTACGTATATTTGGGGAAAGTACAAAAgcggctgcgaaagagGACGGAGTATCGATACGACTTGTCTCGGAAGGGTAGAGCTCTGAGGGGCACGAATGACGAGATTAGCTTAATTACCTCCATCTTTTATCAGAGAGAAAGGTTATGAAATTCTTGGAAGTAGCTGACTAATTAGGAGATAATTGCCCTAGCTGTGATTTAGGGCCGTTGTGCTAGCGTTAGCACTGCAATTCTTCGGAAGTAAGAATTCCGATTCCCATTAGTAAAATAAGTATCTACTAGAGAGATCGGCTCTTGGTTGCCAAGATTTGATCTTCGGACATGATTATTGTACAGAAGTGTTCAGTCTTCAGTGATGTGTATTGCGCAGAAGACAGTCTTGAGTAGGCTAGGAACCCAGCCGCCAGCTATACAAGACTCCTATGTAATTGATATGTGATCTTATTTCAGTCACTAGAGTAATGAGAGCCAAATAATCACACAGACAACTTACAACTGAGGATGCAATTTCGAAACCTTTTGCGAACTATACCGTAACACTCTACCCGTATCTACCACTATCTGGAATAAGCCAACCATTGTAGGTAGCACTGCCGTCTCTCAACAGGATCTGAAGTTAACCTAGAGCCTCTGGTCACCGTGGATCAACTATTAACCTTTCATTACTTTGGTGACTCCGAGGCGTGCGAATGGGGACTCAAACAACTACAATATATCAGTGGAGAGTAGAACACTCACTTGGACCGTTTGAAGCGTTCAAAGTACAATTTGAACCAGTTTTTCCTTTATTTGTCAACTGTCCAAGTTTATAAGTTCCACTTTATAGATAGCCCACACCCGTGCCCCTTCGCTTACCGTATCGGTGCGCTAGTATCAACCTTATTGTACAAGCTGCTACAACCCATGGATATCGAGTCCCAAATAAAAACCCTCATGGAGATGGGGTTTCCCCGAGACCAGGCGGTTAAAGCCCTTAAAGTTACGGGTCACGATGCCAACAAGGCAATTGCGTATCTCTTTGGAGAGTTTGAAGAGCCCCAGGGCAATGGCACTGAGAATGCACCCATAGAAATTGATGATCCACCAGTGCAGGGTCCAAATCTACCTCCTGAGCCACAGtcacatcaacatcaagagcAATTTGACACCGTGGATGTGAAAGTCCCAGATGGCTTACCTGATTACTTGGGCCAATTTGTGGACCTGGGAACTTCATCATTGGCGCAGGCTTCCTCCAGGGGCGATGAGTTTCA
This window encodes:
- a CDS encoding arginine--tRNA ligase, translated to MSSVNTITQSLASLGLKQTEKPVEASHPEYNVVDVMRNYITEEVHSITGIAKDIIFPALDQPNVMEKGDLLVPLPRLRLPKGTDFKAKAAEIAEKFNKGGYISEVKAEGQFLQFFFNPKTLFNLVVKDSLTRREDYGYLPLGVGKKIVIEFSSPNIAKPFHAGHLRSTIIGGFLSNLYEKAGWSVKRINYLGDWGKQFGLLAVGFEKYGNEEKLASDPINHLFEVYVKVNKDIADEGEIEGGTNDKARAYFKRMEDGDESALKIWRRFRELSIEKYIDTYARLNIQYDDYSGESQVPQESMKNVTKIFTERGLIHEDRGAKLIDLTRFNKKLGKCLVEKSDGTSLYLTRDVGEAIRRKEKYDFDKMIYVIASQQDLHTAQFFEILKQMGFDWAKNLEHINFGMVQGMSTRKGTVVFLDNILEETKDKMHEVMKRNESKYEQIEDPEKVADLVGISAVMIQDMQAKRINNYEFKWDRMLSFEGDTGPYLQYAHSRLSSMQRKANIPEEKLVNANFDLLTEPCAASLVRVLAQYPDAIKKALKTSEPSAIVTYLFNLTHIVSQCYDILWVAGQEEQLATARLALYASAKQVLFNGMKLLGLTPVERM